Proteins encoded in a region of the Mycolicibacterium duvalii genome:
- a CDS encoding enoyl-CoA hydratase/isomerase family protein yields MVDLEIEDGLAIITIDRPHARNAISLETMEHLDRALDGAQGAAALALTGTGDRAFVSGGDLKELSALRTVEQASAMSFRMRSICDRVARFPGPTVAALNGHALGGGAEFAVAADIRLAADDIKIGFNQVALAIMPAWGGAERLAELVGYSRALLLAGTGRILSATDAEQIGLVDQVIPRASFDEQWRLIARTLATVPAGQVKRVLRGVPTTEAVKAFADLWVADEHWTAADKVMKRG; encoded by the coding sequence ATGGTCGACCTCGAGATCGAAGACGGTTTGGCGATCATCACCATCGACCGACCGCACGCGCGTAACGCGATCTCGCTGGAGACGATGGAGCACCTCGACCGGGCGCTCGACGGCGCCCAGGGTGCCGCCGCGCTGGCCCTGACCGGCACCGGGGACCGGGCCTTCGTCTCCGGCGGCGACCTCAAGGAGCTCAGTGCGCTGCGCACGGTCGAGCAGGCATCGGCGATGTCGTTCCGGATGCGGTCGATCTGCGACCGCGTAGCCCGCTTTCCCGGCCCGACCGTGGCCGCGTTGAACGGGCACGCTCTCGGCGGCGGCGCCGAGTTCGCGGTCGCGGCGGACATCCGACTGGCCGCCGACGACATCAAGATCGGCTTCAACCAGGTGGCGCTGGCGATCATGCCGGCGTGGGGCGGCGCGGAACGCCTGGCCGAGCTCGTCGGATACAGCAGAGCGCTCCTCCTGGCCGGGACGGGGCGGATCCTCTCGGCGACCGACGCCGAGCAGATCGGACTGGTCGACCAGGTCATCCCCCGCGCGTCGTTCGACGAACAGTGGCGGCTGATCGCCCGCACCCTGGCAACCGTTCCGGCGGGGCAGGTCAAGCGGGTGCTGAGAGGTGTCCCGACCACCGAGGCGGTCAAGGCATTCGCTGACCTGTGGGTCGCTGACGAGCACTGGACCGCGGCGGACAAGGTGATGAAGCGCGGCTGA
- a CDS encoding AMP-binding protein yields MRTIPAELVERYEQEGWWTRETLGDLLARGLKDHPDTGFCVHSDVRPYRGTFADVEHDARRLAAGLQARGVGAGDVVALQLPNWREAAVTFWASAFLGAVIVPVVHFYGRKELTHILGSAAPRAFVTTREFGRMRYLPDLCTDIPIVGLVGADDIAGRGGSLAGHELAFEDLLADAPMTGTVDADPGAPALIAFTSGTTRDPKGVVHSHQTLSCETRQLLENYPPDRGRQLTATPVGHFIGMLGAFLIPVLEGAPIDLCDVWDPGRVLELIESDGLSIGGGPPYFVTSLLDHPNCRPEHLRHFSTVGLGGSTVPSAVTQRLHDLGMFVFRSYGSTEHPSITGSRPTAPVEKRLFTDGNARPGVEIRIGPDGEIFSRGPDLCLGYTDAELTRNAFDDDGWYSTGDVGVLDEDGYLTITDRKADVIIRGGENISALEVEEVLLGMPAVAEAVVVAAPDPRLGEHTAAVLRVRDGHAMPSLDDVRAHFAACGVATQKWPEELRQVDDFPRTASGKVQKYLVRQSLRT; encoded by the coding sequence ATGCGGACAATTCCTGCGGAGCTGGTCGAGCGGTATGAGCAGGAAGGGTGGTGGACCCGCGAGACGCTCGGCGACCTGCTCGCCAGAGGGCTGAAGGACCACCCGGATACCGGCTTCTGCGTCCACTCCGACGTCCGCCCCTACCGCGGCACGTTCGCCGATGTCGAGCATGACGCGCGCCGGCTCGCCGCGGGGCTGCAGGCCCGCGGGGTGGGCGCCGGCGATGTGGTGGCGCTGCAACTGCCGAACTGGCGCGAGGCCGCCGTCACGTTCTGGGCCTCGGCGTTCCTCGGCGCCGTGATCGTGCCCGTTGTGCACTTTTACGGCCGTAAAGAGCTGACGCACATCCTGGGCTCGGCCGCGCCGCGCGCCTTCGTCACCACGCGTGAGTTCGGGCGGATGCGCTACCTTCCCGACCTCTGCACCGACATCCCGATCGTCGGGCTGGTCGGAGCCGATGACATCGCCGGCCGCGGCGGTTCCCTCGCCGGCCATGAACTCGCATTCGAGGACCTGCTCGCCGACGCACCGATGACCGGGACCGTCGATGCCGATCCCGGGGCGCCGGCGCTGATCGCGTTCACCTCCGGCACGACGCGTGACCCCAAAGGGGTGGTGCACAGTCATCAGACACTGAGCTGCGAGACACGCCAGCTGCTGGAGAACTACCCGCCGGACCGGGGGCGGCAGCTGACCGCGACCCCGGTCGGGCACTTCATCGGCATGCTCGGCGCGTTCCTGATCCCGGTGTTGGAGGGGGCGCCCATCGATCTGTGTGATGTGTGGGATCCGGGCCGGGTCCTCGAGCTGATCGAGAGCGACGGGCTGTCGATCGGCGGCGGCCCGCCGTACTTCGTCACCAGCCTGCTCGACCACCCGAACTGCCGTCCGGAGCACCTACGCCACTTCAGCACCGTCGGCCTCGGCGGATCCACGGTGCCCTCGGCGGTCACCCAGCGCTTGCATGACCTCGGCATGTTCGTGTTCCGCTCCTACGGCAGCACAGAGCACCCGTCGATCACCGGATCGCGGCCCACCGCTCCGGTCGAGAAGCGCCTGTTCACCGACGGAAACGCCAGACCCGGCGTGGAGATCCGGATCGGCCCGGACGGGGAGATCTTCAGCCGGGGTCCGGACCTCTGCCTGGGATACACCGACGCCGAGCTGACGCGCAACGCGTTCGACGACGACGGCTGGTACTCCACGGGTGACGTCGGCGTGCTGGACGAGGACGGCTACCTGACCATCACCGACCGCAAGGCCGACGTGATCATCCGCGGCGGCGAGAACATCAGTGCGCTGGAGGTCGAAGAGGTGCTGCTGGGGATGCCCGCGGTGGCCGAGGCCGTGGTGGTCGCGGCGCCGGACCCGCGCCTGGGGGAGCACACCGCGGCGGTGCTGCGGGTGCGTGACGGGCACGCGATGCCCTCGCTCGACGACGTCCGCGCACACTTCGCCGCGTGCGGCGTCGCGACCCAGAAGTGGCCCGAGGAGTTGCGGCAGGTCGACGACTTCCCGCGGACCGCCAGCGGCAAAGTGCAGAAGTACCTGGTGCGTCAGAGTCTGCGCACGTAG
- a CDS encoding amidohydrolase family protein codes for MGQLSHRVDIPFPLFDADNHLYEPPEAMTKYLPKEYKDIVQYVEVNGRTKIAIKGQISNYIPNPTFSHVAKPGAWEEYFKFGNPDGKSKRELFGEPMRSIPAFFEPAPRLELMNELGVDRSLMFPTLASLIEERLRDDPVAIHVIIHSLNQWLDEVWGFNYQNRIFVTPVITLPIVEKAIEELDWAVKRGARAILVRPAPVPGFRGPRSFALPEFDPFWEKCVEYDVFVGMHSSDSGYSRYTSEWDGVAQEMLPFQTNAMSILNEWRPIQDAVASWVIHGALFRHPKLKVGIVEAGSKWMFPLLDSMAEVYKKAPEAFLGNPIEEIKNRIFVSPFYEEGIDDLINLIGVDQVLYGSDWPHPEGLAEPTHYVTALEHLSVEDQAKIMGGNLGRLVTV; via the coding sequence ATGGGGCAACTTTCTCACAGGGTCGACATACCCTTCCCGCTGTTCGACGCGGACAACCATCTGTACGAGCCGCCCGAGGCGATGACCAAGTACCTGCCCAAGGAGTACAAGGACATCGTCCAGTACGTCGAGGTCAACGGCCGGACCAAGATCGCGATCAAGGGCCAGATCAGCAACTACATCCCGAACCCCACGTTCTCCCACGTCGCCAAGCCGGGCGCCTGGGAGGAGTACTTCAAGTTCGGCAACCCGGACGGCAAGAGCAAGCGCGAACTGTTCGGTGAGCCGATGCGGTCCATCCCGGCGTTCTTCGAGCCGGCTCCCCGCCTCGAGCTGATGAACGAACTCGGCGTCGACCGGTCGCTGATGTTCCCGACACTGGCCAGCCTGATCGAGGAGCGGCTGCGCGACGACCCGGTCGCCATCCACGTCATCATCCACTCGCTCAACCAGTGGCTGGACGAGGTGTGGGGCTTCAACTACCAGAACCGCATCTTCGTCACGCCGGTGATCACCCTGCCGATCGTCGAGAAGGCGATCGAGGAGCTGGACTGGGCCGTCAAGCGTGGCGCCCGCGCGATCCTCGTACGCCCGGCACCGGTGCCCGGTTTCCGCGGCCCGCGGTCGTTCGCGCTGCCCGAGTTCGACCCGTTCTGGGAGAAGTGCGTCGAGTACGACGTGTTCGTCGGGATGCACTCCTCGGACAGCGGGTACTCGCGCTACACCTCGGAGTGGGACGGCGTGGCGCAGGAGATGCTGCCGTTCCAGACCAACGCGATGTCGATCCTCAACGAGTGGCGCCCAATCCAGGATGCGGTGGCCTCCTGGGTGATTCACGGTGCGCTGTTCCGGCATCCCAAGCTCAAGGTCGGCATCGTCGAGGCCGGCTCGAAGTGGATGTTCCCGCTGCTGGATTCGATGGCCGAGGTCTACAAGAAGGCGCCGGAGGCCTTCCTGGGCAACCCGATCGAGGAGATCAAGAACCGCATCTTCGTCAGCCCGTTCTACGAGGAGGGCATCGACGACCTGATCAACCTGATCGGCGTGGACCAGGTGCTCTACGGTTCCGACTGGCCGCACCCCGAAGGGCTGGCCGAGCCGACGCACTATGTGACTGCGCTGGAGCACCTTTCGGTGGAGGATCAGGCCAAGATCATGGGCGGCAACCTGGGCCGGCTCGTCACGGTGTGA
- a CDS encoding FadD3 family acyl-CoA ligase produces the protein MVASAADRFGDAEAVVDGPLRLSFTEVVDRIRRAAGAFAEFGVAKGDRVALWAPNSAEWIIAAFGLLTAGGVLVPVNTRFKAEEAADIISRSGAKAVLVQQGFLDVDYQAPNSVPVVDVKSDFLSSGEPFSRDVAAEDISDIIFTSGTTGRPKGVMMHHAQNLRLYEEWCDLADLRQGDRYLMVNPYFHTFGYKAGLIASFIRGATMLPVPIFDVDRVVDLIATERVTMLPGPPTLYHSLLGVADKTKLATLRAGVTGAADIPVELVRRVHEELPFQTLATGYGLTEAGTATLSRPGDSFTDIATTAGVACDGVELRIADDGEVLIRGYTVMQGYLDDPDATAEAIDSDGWLHTGDLGTLDEAGRLRIVGRKKDMFIVGGFNAYPAEIEGFLLEHPAIAQVAVIGVPDERMGQVGKAFVVRVPGTAECTADELITWSRDRMAGFKVPRYVEFLDELPLNATGKVMKDKLQAVSVERRPST, from the coding sequence ATGGTCGCCAGCGCGGCGGACCGGTTCGGCGACGCCGAAGCGGTCGTCGACGGTCCGCTGCGCTTGTCCTTCACCGAAGTCGTCGACCGGATCCGCCGTGCGGCCGGAGCGTTTGCCGAGTTCGGCGTCGCCAAGGGCGACCGGGTCGCTCTCTGGGCGCCCAACAGCGCCGAGTGGATCATCGCGGCGTTCGGTCTGCTGACCGCCGGCGGTGTGCTGGTCCCGGTCAACACCCGGTTCAAAGCCGAGGAGGCCGCCGACATCATCAGCCGCAGCGGGGCCAAAGCCGTTCTGGTGCAGCAGGGTTTCCTCGATGTCGATTATCAGGCCCCGAACAGTGTGCCCGTCGTCGACGTGAAGTCGGATTTTCTGTCCAGCGGTGAGCCGTTCAGCAGAGACGTTGCCGCCGAGGACATCTCGGACATCATCTTCACCTCGGGTACCACCGGCCGCCCCAAGGGCGTGATGATGCACCACGCCCAGAACCTTCGGCTGTACGAAGAATGGTGCGATCTCGCGGATCTGCGTCAGGGCGATCGCTACCTGATGGTCAATCCGTACTTCCACACGTTCGGCTACAAGGCCGGCCTGATCGCGTCGTTCATACGGGGCGCGACGATGCTGCCCGTCCCGATCTTCGACGTCGACCGCGTCGTCGACCTGATCGCCACCGAGCGCGTCACCATGCTCCCCGGACCGCCGACGCTCTACCACTCGCTGCTCGGCGTCGCCGACAAGACCAAACTCGCGACGCTGCGTGCCGGGGTGACCGGCGCGGCCGACATCCCCGTCGAGCTCGTCCGGCGGGTGCACGAGGAATTGCCGTTCCAGACGCTGGCCACCGGCTACGGCCTGACCGAGGCAGGTACGGCGACCTTGTCGCGACCGGGGGACTCCTTCACCGACATCGCCACCACCGCCGGGGTGGCCTGCGACGGCGTCGAGTTGCGCATCGCCGACGATGGCGAGGTCCTGATCCGCGGCTACACCGTGATGCAGGGGTATCTCGACGACCCGGACGCCACCGCGGAGGCCATCGATTCCGACGGCTGGCTGCACACCGGGGACCTCGGCACCCTCGACGAGGCGGGCCGCCTGCGCATCGTCGGACGGAAGAAGGACATGTTCATCGTCGGCGGCTTCAACGCCTACCCGGCGGAGATCGAGGGTTTCCTCCTCGAACATCCCGCCATTGCGCAGGTCGCGGTGATCGGCGTACCGGACGAGCGGATGGGCCAGGTCGGCAAGGCGTTCGTCGTGCGCGTGCCCGGGACCGCCGAGTGCACCGCCGACGAGCTGATCACCTGGAGCCGGGACCGAATGGCGGGCTTCAAGGTGCCGCGGTATGTAGAGTTCCTCGACGAGTTGCCATTGAACGCCACCGGCAAGGTCATGAAGGACAAGCTGCAGGCCGTTTCCGTTGAGCGTCGGCCCAGCACGTAA
- a CDS encoding IspD/TarI family cytidylyltransferase produces MNATAIVPVPVGYVDRHDALLVPLAGRSALAHLVATVQPRAEVVLAAAPPLADVVVEAVDAQHLSSLRVVVADRPGERVQCLSAGVAACGTGPVVILDLAWAACRPGTVQRLCAELAGGAPVVVPTTAVTDSVKRIDRRGIVTATWDRSRLRTTQFPRGFDAATLRALLAGAEEPFDEVGAALRAGVPVTEIDGDGRAQRLELPCDARYLTAVLEAQPDR; encoded by the coding sequence GTGAACGCCACGGCGATCGTGCCGGTGCCGGTCGGCTATGTCGACCGGCACGATGCGCTGCTGGTGCCGCTGGCCGGACGCTCGGCGTTGGCACACCTGGTCGCCACGGTGCAGCCCCGCGCCGAGGTCGTCCTGGCGGCAGCACCGCCGCTGGCGGACGTCGTCGTCGAAGCGGTTGATGCGCAACATCTCTCGAGTCTGCGCGTCGTGGTCGCCGACCGGCCGGGCGAGCGCGTGCAGTGCTTGTCGGCCGGCGTGGCGGCCTGCGGCACCGGGCCGGTAGTCATCTTGGACCTCGCCTGGGCGGCGTGCCGGCCCGGCACGGTCCAGCGCCTCTGCGCCGAGCTGGCCGGCGGTGCGCCGGTCGTCGTGCCGACCACTGCGGTGACCGACAGCGTCAAACGGATCGACCGACGGGGCATCGTCACGGCGACGTGGGACCGTTCTCGGTTACGGACGACCCAGTTTCCGCGCGGCTTCGACGCGGCGACGTTGCGGGCGCTCCTCGCCGGCGCAGAAGAGCCGTTCGACGAGGTGGGGGCGGCGCTGCGGGCCGGTGTTCCGGTCACCGAGATCGACGGGGACGGCCGTGCGCAACGCCTCGAACTTCCGTGCGATGCGCGCTATCTCACCGCGGTGCTCGAGGCGCAACCGGATCGGTGA
- a CDS encoding IspD/TarI family cytidylyltransferase: MGDAVAVVLAAGLGTRVGADGNKAYLPLAGRSMLVWSLDTISRAASVDRMVLVFRRGERDLAAATLHQELPGVRIDLVEGGDSRHESELNMLSALDTDIDSGAVDVVAIHDAARPLADEAMFDTAIALARRHGGALPALSLTDVAAVGPDGLEAVAGTLVRVQTPQAFRARELLHAYRCAARDGFEGTDTSSCVEHYTDVDVQTFPGHVTNLKVTYPGDIAVADRLLTDPVAPRAPR, encoded by the coding sequence ATGGGCGATGCGGTCGCGGTGGTGCTCGCCGCGGGGCTGGGCACCCGGGTGGGCGCCGACGGGAACAAGGCCTACCTGCCCCTGGCGGGTCGCTCGATGCTGGTCTGGTCCCTGGACACCATCTCGCGAGCAGCCTCGGTGGACCGCATGGTGCTGGTGTTCCGCCGCGGTGAACGCGACCTCGCCGCGGCGACGCTGCACCAGGAGCTGCCCGGGGTGCGGATCGATCTTGTCGAGGGCGGCGACAGCCGGCACGAGTCGGAGCTCAACATGTTGTCGGCGCTGGACACCGATATCGACAGCGGCGCGGTGGATGTCGTGGCCATTCACGACGCAGCCCGCCCACTGGCCGACGAGGCCATGTTCGACACGGCGATCGCGCTGGCCCGCCGACACGGTGGAGCGCTGCCGGCGCTGTCGCTGACCGACGTCGCCGCCGTCGGCCCCGACGGTCTGGAGGCCGTCGCCGGCACGCTGGTCCGAGTTCAGACGCCGCAGGCATTCCGCGCCCGCGAGCTGTTACATGCCTACCGCTGCGCAGCCCGCGACGGATTCGAGGGCACCGACACCTCCTCGTGTGTCGAGCACTACACCGACGTCGACGTCCAGACGTTTCCCGGTCACGTCACCAATCTCAAGGTGACCTACCCCGGCGATATCGCAGTCGCCGACCGGCTGCTCACCGATCCGGTTGCGCCTCGAGCACCGCGGTGA
- a CDS encoding MFS transporter, producing the protein MRSWIIWATGLLAYIIAVLDRTTLGVSGLAAADRFGAGPGLLSTFVVLQVVVYAGAQVPAGLLLDRFGSKALIIAGAALMSCGQLTLALTESLPVALGARAVVGLGDAVTFISVLRLVPYWFSPRRVPLVTQLTGICGQLGQVLSAVPFLALLSASGWTTAYASVAAFGALAIVLILLIVRNAPEGTVTTGAAMTVRQTLTSLKTVWLRPGTRLGFFTHMGTQFSVTVFALMWGVPYLTVAQGLSPTAAGTLLTVSVAAAIGAGVVIGILTGRHPHRRSRLVLAIIASNALAWTVVLALPGPAPLWLLVALVVVISVGGPGSMVGFDFARTFNPSATLGTAQGMVNMGGFLASLMVMQLMGVVLEAAGGLSFDSFRLAWTVQYGIWALAVTGILITRHKARKLLRTQPDDMLLEGIRP; encoded by the coding sequence GTGCGGTCCTGGATCATCTGGGCGACCGGTCTGCTCGCCTACATCATCGCCGTCCTGGACCGCACCACGCTGGGCGTCTCGGGGCTGGCAGCGGCCGACCGCTTCGGCGCGGGCCCCGGGCTGCTGTCGACGTTCGTGGTGCTGCAGGTGGTCGTCTATGCCGGCGCTCAGGTCCCGGCGGGTCTGCTGTTGGACCGATTCGGCTCCAAGGCCCTGATCATCGCCGGAGCGGCCTTGATGTCCTGTGGGCAACTGACGCTGGCGCTCACCGAATCGCTGCCCGTCGCCCTCGGTGCGCGCGCGGTCGTCGGGCTCGGCGATGCCGTCACGTTCATCTCCGTGCTGCGGTTGGTGCCGTACTGGTTTTCTCCACGCCGCGTCCCGTTGGTCACCCAGTTGACAGGGATCTGCGGACAGCTCGGCCAGGTGTTGTCGGCGGTGCCGTTCCTCGCGCTGCTGTCCGCGTCCGGATGGACGACCGCGTACGCGTCGGTGGCGGCGTTCGGGGCGCTGGCGATCGTGTTGATCCTGCTGATTGTCAGGAATGCGCCCGAAGGCACGGTGACGACGGGCGCGGCCATGACGGTGCGGCAGACGTTGACCAGCCTCAAGACCGTGTGGCTGCGTCCGGGGACGCGGCTGGGCTTCTTCACCCATATGGGCACCCAGTTCTCCGTCACGGTGTTCGCGCTGATGTGGGGCGTGCCGTATCTGACCGTGGCCCAAGGCCTGTCACCCACCGCGGCCGGCACCCTGCTGACCGTGTCGGTGGCCGCGGCCATCGGAGCGGGCGTGGTGATCGGCATCCTCACGGGGCGCCATCCCCACCGGCGCTCGCGTCTGGTGCTCGCCATCATCGCCAGCAACGCGCTGGCGTGGACGGTGGTGCTGGCACTGCCCGGGCCTGCGCCGCTCTGGTTGCTGGTAGCGCTGGTCGTGGTGATCTCGGTCGGGGGACCCGGCTCGATGGTCGGCTTCGACTTCGCCCGGACCTTCAATCCCAGCGCCACCCTCGGCACCGCGCAGGGCATGGTCAACATGGGCGGTTTTCTGGCGTCGCTGATGGTGATGCAGCTGATGGGGGTGGTACTCGAAGCCGCCGGAGGATTGTCGTTCGACTCCTTCCGGCTCGCGTGGACGGTGCAGTACGGCATCTGGGCACTGGCTGTCACCGGCATCCTGATCACCCGGCACAAGGCACGCAAGCTGCTGCGGACGCAGCCCGACGACATGCTGCTCGAGGGCATCCGGCCCTGA
- a CDS encoding MerR family transcriptional regulator, with protein MAEYRLEDLAAVSGVSARNIRAYRERGLLDPPRRVGRSALYDDYHLSQLNTISQLLRKGFTSVHIAEFFESMRHGADLADILGLQRAVLGARGDEQDEAAAESIDLDADSEEARALVSYGLAKIDGRDVVITDSAVAEVLAKSAEPMRYVRALLQFLAVADDHLEELAKAFVGTLSELYTARVGERCLPKPADTDEIRRLLQDYRAIGAATMANRFEEVSRRYLVTESSDYVAGILVTGAWEPEHA; from the coding sequence ATGGCTGAGTACCGCCTGGAAGATCTCGCCGCGGTGTCCGGGGTCAGTGCGCGCAACATCCGCGCCTACCGGGAACGTGGTCTGCTCGACCCGCCCCGCAGGGTGGGCCGCTCGGCGCTTTACGACGACTATCACCTGTCACAGCTCAACACCATCAGCCAGCTGCTGCGCAAAGGCTTCACCTCCGTGCACATCGCCGAGTTCTTCGAGAGCATGCGGCACGGCGCGGATCTCGCCGACATCCTCGGCCTGCAGCGCGCGGTACTCGGCGCCCGCGGCGACGAGCAAGACGAGGCGGCCGCCGAATCCATCGATCTCGATGCCGACTCCGAGGAGGCGCGGGCCCTGGTGTCCTACGGGTTGGCCAAGATCGACGGTCGCGACGTCGTCATCACCGACAGCGCCGTCGCCGAGGTCCTTGCCAAGTCCGCGGAGCCGATGCGTTATGTACGGGCGTTGCTCCAGTTCCTGGCCGTTGCCGACGACCACCTCGAAGAGCTGGCCAAGGCCTTCGTGGGCACGCTCTCGGAGCTCTACACCGCCCGGGTCGGGGAGAGGTGCCTGCCCAAGCCGGCGGACACCGACGAGATCCGCCGGCTGCTGCAGGACTATCGTGCGATCGGCGCCGCGACCATGGCCAACCGCTTCGAGGAGGTCAGCCGGCGCTATCTGGTGACCGAGTCCTCGGACTACGTGGCCGGGATTCTGGTCACCGGGGCCTGGGAGCCCGAGCACGCCTGA